The following DNA comes from Peromyscus leucopus breed LL Stock chromosome 2, UCI_PerLeu_2.1, whole genome shotgun sequence.
GGAATCCTGGAAGGCTACACCCTAGGGCCACAACTCTTCAAATTCTTCAGGTCTGGCATGCCCGCTCCACCAGCGCCCAGCGGCCTTAGCTCCTGGCTCCCAGACCGTGAACACTGCCCCTTCGCCCCTCCTAACGCCCTACATCAGCCTGGGGCTTTCCCCGGAACGGCCAGCAGGTGGCGTGGAGGCTCCCCTCTCCCCATCGCTGGACCGAAGGCTAGATCCCACCTGGACCCTCTCCCCCCCTTTTCCCTCAGCCAGGATAAAACTGGATCCTATGACCTCTATCTGACCCTTCTCTTTGCTGCTGCTCCTGAAATGGCTAACCGAGGAGACTCCGGTTGCTCCTGCAGGCCCCTGGTAGTCTGGGGAAGGCAAGGAGGTCCCTGGGGGTTAAGCTGCAGCTGGTGGGGTGGGACTGGTAGGCGAGGGCGGGCAGGCAGCAGctgctaaaagagaaagagaaaaagaaggggcaAGATCCCTGGCTGGGCTGCCCtcccaggcaggtccaggctcCAGCAAGGTCCCGGCTGAGGCTCATCCCCAGGACAGGGTATGTAGCCAAGGaaacagatggggggggggtcagcctGCCCATCATGGCAGTCCTGGGGGTACAGAGGGTTGGGTGGTGTGATTGGAAAGCTCAAGAGAACCCCCTGAGCCCCCTCCCACCTCGTCCCTCCCAGGGATCTAGGTAGAAActtgggagggggcaggggaagagTCCTTGGGGAAGGGTATCAGTAGAGGAGTGTTCTGTGGCTCCTTTTGCCTCATGGTGGGGTTTGCACCAGGCACCGGGGCCTCTCTGTctttggcctcagtttcttcatctaaaGCCTGGACCGAAGACCTTGAAGATCTTTGTTCACCCTCTTTGGGAAGAGATCTCCGGAAAACCTATGACAAAGgagtgtcccccccaccccccacccgagGGTGAACTTTCAGATGGGAGGGGGGTGTTGTGACCAGCACGGCCCTTTGTGTCAGAAGGCCAAAGGACTCTCTCTGGTCTAGCCTCACTCCTCAGTCTTGCTTCTCTGACTGGGACTCGAGTTAAAGAATGTCACAGGCGGGGGGTGGGGACTTTGTGTGGGTCCTGTAGTCATTCTCCTTAGGGAAAGGATCGTGAACGCGGGCGAAGGCTCCTCTCTACCTCTAAGACCATCAAAGGAGCAGCAGAAGGGTGTGTGAGGACAGGATGGCACGTGGTTGTTCccaggatggagaagaaagggttctCAGAGTGCGTTAATTAGCTGAAGCTTCGTGCGGCGGCTCCCAGCCCCCAGCACTTTAGCGCCATTAGCCAAATCAATGCTGAGAATGGGCATAGTGGTCCCCCAAGCCTCGGGAAACCGCAGCCTCCGCCTCGCTGTTTTTGAAGAAACACGATTCCAGGTTGTTCTTTTAATAATCTAGAATGTGAGCAGGTTTATAGAGAGAGATTCTAGACACTGGGGTGTTGAAGCCACGCAGGGTAGGGAGTCTGTGGAGTCAAGTCCAgctctgggaatcagaggaccCTGGGTTTAAATCACACCGTGGAGGGTCCTCACTGCAGTGTCCGTCGACATGAAGAGCCCACAGCGGAGTCGACCTCAAGGGGCTGCAGTGAGAACGAAGTTCCACACTCAAGCAAGGCCCGCAGAGTGTCTGCGCCCAGCAGATGTTCACAGTGCTCCCGGGGGgattaaaaatagcaaatgaaaaAGAAGGGACTGGCCTGGGGTCTCAGCTAGACCTCCAAGAGAGGCGAAGGAGGCCATCCTCAGCCTCAGTGGACACACCGAGCTCCTCCCCAGAGTGTGCTGTCGGACCCTATTTAACCCccgcagcgtgtgtgtgtgtgtgtgtgtgtgcgtgtgtgtgtgatgggtgcCTGGAGTGTGGGCCGGAGTGAGAGGTGGGGCACAGATGGGCATCTCCCAAGCACTttgtcctccctctcccctggGGAAGGGCCGGGCCGGGTCAGGACTGGGGCTGGGACTGACCGCGGTGCGGTGCTGCGGCTCCTGCCCCCGCCAGAGAGCGGGAGCGGCGGACGCCCGAAGCCCCTGGCTTTCCGGGCGCCGGCAGAGTGGGGATCGGGGACAGGAGTGGGGGCGCCCTCGGTCCtcaccccgcccccgccctctCCCCGCAGCGGGGGCGCCCCGCCCCCCGGGCGCCCGACGTGGACgcggccgctgccgccgccgccgctgccgccgccgcgcgGGAGTCGCTGTCCGCGGAGCCGATATGCAGGCGGCGCGGGGCGGCGCGGGGCGGCCGGGCCGGGAGGGCCGCGGGCCGGAGTGCGAGCCGGAGCCGGACGCAGCAGCCGCCATGCCCCCGGGCCGCCGTGCGCCTGGCCGCCCGCGCCGCCCCGCGCCGCGCTCCGCCTGTGGCTGAGCTGCGTCTGCTTCGCGCTGGTGCAGGCGGGTAAGGGGGCCCGGGGCGGGGGACGGGCGGAGGGGGGGGCAGGCAGCCTCCCCTCCCACGC
Coding sequences within:
- the Fndc5 gene encoding fibronectin type III domain-containing protein 5: MAGVGTLCWPCPGSAVPSPLLEVALRKGCVRGLACPLHQRPAALAPGSQTVNTAPSPLLTPYISLGLSPERPAGGVEAPLSPSLDRSQDKTGSYDLYLTLLFAAAPEMANRGDSGPGRVRTGAGTDRGAVLRLLPPPESGSGGRPKPLAFRAPAEWGSGTGVGAPSVLTPPPPSPRSGGAPPPGRPTWTRPLPPPPLPPPRGSRCPRSRYAGGAGRRGAAGPGGPRAGVRAGAGRSSRHAPGPPCAWPPAPPRAALRLWLSCVCFALVQADSPSAPVNVTVRHLKANSAVVSWDVLEDEVIIGFAISQQKKDVRMLRFIQEVNTTTRSCALWDLEEDTEYIVHVQAISIQGQSPASEPLLFKTPREAEKMASKNKDEVTMKEMGRNQQLRTGEVLIIVVVLFMWAGVIALFCRQYDIIKDNEPNNNKEKTKSASETSTPEHQGGGLLRSKI